The genomic stretch TCGACCTCTGAGTCCGGGTCGGCCTCGGGGTCTTCCAGGCTGACGCTGGACGAGTAGCTGAGCGCCCTCATCCCCAGGCTGAGCGTCTCGACCAGTGTGATCACTCCCCTGACCAGCGGCATGCGCCTGAGCGTGCCTGTGTAGAGCGTGCTGAGCGGTCTGAGGTGAGTCGCGATTGCGCCGTTCGGACGCCGCACGGCGACAGCCATGTGCGTCTGACCGCGGATCATCACCCCTTCCAGTACCGCCTGTCCGCCGTATGTGGGTCTGTTCTGCGTGGTCATGCGTTCACAAAAGAAAAGGGGTGAGACTTTTGGTCCCACCCCTTCGTCCTCTTCGGGTTGTTTGGGTACTACTGCTGGTCCTGGAGGTTGAACCTGCGCATGAGTCGCTCGACGCGACCCTCGGTGTCGACGATGCGCTGCTCACCGGTGAAGAACGGGTGGCAGTTCGAGCAGATCTCGATCCGCAGTTCAGGCTTGGTCGCCCCTGTCACGTAGCTGTGGCCGCAACTGCAGATGACCGTTGCCTCAGCGTAGTATTCCGGGTGTATTCCGGTCTTCATCTTTTCTACTCTCTCCCAAGCTGAACGATACGTAAACGTCTGTTCCCGGATCGCGTCCGGGACAGGTTCTGAGCTTGTCGAAGGACTCGGGGCCGGAGGACTAGACTCCCGCCGGGTAGACGCTGGCGACCTTGCGGCCCTGGCGCGCGAACTCGAACTTTACCGAGCCGTCGACCAGCGAGAACAGGGTGTGGTCCTTCCCGACGCCGACGTTGTTGCCGGGGTGGATCCGAGTGCCGCGCTGGCGGACTATTATCGTGCCCGCGCGCACCATCTCGTTGTCGTAGCGCTTGACGCCGAGACGCTTGGAATTGCTATCTCGACCGTTTCGGGTGCTTCCGCCGCCCTTCTTGTGTGCCATGCTAGACCTCCGTAGTTTGGGTAGGGGCTGGTTTACAACCTGCCTCTACTCGTCCGGATCCTCTTCGAATTCTGCTTCGGCGGCGTCATTCGCCAGGATGTCGGTCACGGTCAGGTCAGTGAAGTGCTGACGGTGTCCCTTCTTCCTGCGATAGCGCACCTTGGGCTTGTACTTGAAGACGACGATCTTCTTCCTCTTACCGCTGTCCGAAATCTCGGTGACGACGCGAGCGCCGTCCACGGTCGGGGTCCCGATCGTTACCTGCCCCT from Dehalococcoidia bacterium encodes the following:
- the rpmA gene encoding 50S ribosomal protein L27; protein product: MAHKKGGGSTRNGRDSNSKRLGVKRYDNEMVRAGTIIVRQRGTRIHPGNNVGVGKDHTLFSLVDGSVKFEFARQGRKVASVYPAGV
- the rplU gene encoding 50S ribosomal protein L21 → MANYAIVHTGGKQYRVSTGDTIRVESIPGDIGDTVELTDVRMLSQEGQVTIGTPTVDGARVVTEISDSGKRKKIVVFKYKPKVRYRRKKGHRQHFTDLTVTDILANDAAEAEFEEDPDE
- the rpmE gene encoding 50S ribosomal protein L31, coding for MKTGIHPEYYAEATVICSCGHSYVTGATKPELRIEICSNCHPFFTGEQRIVDTEGRVERLMRRFNLQDQQ